In Arcobacter sp. F2176, the following are encoded in one genomic region:
- the mmsB gene encoding 3-hydroxyisobutyrate dehydrogenase: MSKIAFIGLGNMGEPMAINLIKSGHKLKVFDLAAEPLKRTEKLGATIAKTAGECVEDAEFVISMLPAGKHVEGLYLGETNLLEKVSKDCIVIDCSTIDVATTKKLSQEANKKNINILDAPVSGGVGGAKAGTLSFMVGGTKQNFEVIKSLLSCMGKNIFHAGESGAGQMAKACNNMLLGILMVGTSETLQLGIANGLDPKILSEIMLNSSGRNWTLEVYNPSPNILENVPSSNNYEGGFALDLMLKDMNLAMQASSESKSATPLGSLSRCLYAQYSNMGNGHKDFSSIYDYFSTK; the protein is encoded by the coding sequence ATGTCAAAAATAGCTTTTATTGGTTTAGGGAATATGGGTGAACCTATGGCTATAAATTTAATCAAATCTGGACATAAATTGAAAGTATTTGATTTAGCTGCTGAACCATTAAAAAGAACAGAAAAACTTGGTGCAACTATTGCAAAAACTGCAGGGGAATGTGTTGAAGATGCAGAGTTTGTTATTAGTATGTTACCAGCTGGTAAACATGTAGAGGGATTATATTTAGGCGAAACTAATCTATTAGAAAAAGTTTCAAAAGATTGCATTGTAATTGATTGTAGCACTATTGATGTAGCTACAACAAAAAAATTATCACAAGAAGCAAATAAAAAAAATATTAATATCCTTGATGCACCTGTATCAGGTGGTGTAGGTGGAGCAAAAGCTGGAACTTTAAGTTTTATGGTTGGGGGAACTAAACAAAACTTTGAAGTAATTAAAAGTTTATTATCGTGTATGGGTAAAAATATATTTCATGCAGGAGAATCTGGTGCTGGTCAAATGGCAAAAGCTTGTAATAACATGTTATTAGGAATTTTGATGGTGGGAACATCAGAAACTTTACAATTAGGAATTGCAAATGGCTTAGATCCAAAAATTTTATCTGAAATTATGTTAAATAGTAGCGGAAGAAATTGGACCTTAGAAGTTTACAATCCATCACCTAATATATTAGAAAATGTTCCATCAAGTAATAACTATGAAGGGGGATTTGCATTGGATTTAATGTTAAAAGATATGAATTTAGCTATGCAAGCTAGTTCTGAAAGTAAATCAGCTACACCCTTAGGATCTCTGTCTAGATGTTTATATGCACAATACTCAAATATGGGTAATGGACACAAAGATTTTTCATCTATTTATGATTATTTTTCTACAAAGTAA